Part of the Lycium ferocissimum isolate CSIRO_LF1 chromosome 6, AGI_CSIRO_Lferr_CH_V1, whole genome shotgun sequence genome, TTAGAATGATTGGATTCATCCACTCTTCATTAGAGGTATTCCATTTTtagttttgaaaataaataatttcttaGTAAGtaattgaaaatcaaatattttttcactttagtACGGGTTttagagttgaagatggaggTACCTCAACTTGTGTTTGAACACgattatagtttttgcaaagaatatttggttgtttgaatgtactgaaagtgaaaatagggttttaggtgtttttcaaatttcaaatacaacttcaatttgtatttgaaattttcatggccaaacgctgattttcaaataaagtgaaaaaatttatgaaaaaaagtaaaatattcttatggccaaacggcatgATACGCGTCTAAATTTATCGGGTAGTGAAATTCACTAATACCAAAAAGATCAAACCACATTTGTAATTGAGGCGAACTCCATAGATCAAAAACTATTTCATCCCAAGAACAACCTTAGAAATTGTCTTTTTTTCTCCTagtttctttattattttgataaatttgTTAGACAGTTAGGTTTAGAGGGTTATTATAATTTGAATCATTTATATCATTCATTTGCTTCATAGAATTTTATCGATTATATTTTAACACACTATTATATTCATTGCACATTAATTGATTACAAATCAAGCAAACATCTTTTGAATTTCTCTCTGTTGATTGCAAAATTAGTTAAATGACATACTTTGTTCCAGTTCGTAGTCAATTAAATGAACCTTCACTCATCTAACTataagcatcaacaaattcaagATTTCGAAAAAATGAATACCCTATTACGAAGAGGTAGATCTACGAGGGGAGCATGGATTCACTTGAATTCAtgaagcccccccccccccccccccccttcacCCTCTCTCCCAATACGCCACAACTTATAAGTTAATAAGAAAAGGACCTGCCCCCGATCTATTGGCTTGGGGCTAAAATATCCCTCGTTTACGTATTAGATCATAAATGCACTTACCATTAGGTCAATAGTTAGTTCAAGCCTATAcccattaaaaattaaaaaagtttaaaaatacCCTCGCACCAACGACGTAAGTGATGTGGGGGCATACTTGAACCTATTTAGTTGCTAAGAGGTATATCCGAAGCATTTCAATCGTGTTGTTGAATATGTATAATTTATCCATTTGGCATAAGGTACAACTGTTGAaaaatattagtaataaatataggctaaaaaataatattagcaTATCATGTCTCTCTAAAAGAAAAtgacataatatataaaaacttTTCAGTGTCTCCAGTGAAAGATTTAAGCTTACTCAAAGCTCAAAGTATGACTTCCAACTTCGCGCAATTGAAGCGACCAAAAGTAGTCTTCCACCTTTAATCTATCTCAGCTAAAATTCAACACGTATAACTGAGTTTTTGGTAGGTCACGGGCATGAATTACGTCGGCTCCTAAGTGGATTAGTGACCCATTTAGAGGCTGCCAACTATTTTACACGAAgattaaagaataaaagaaaggttttttttttttttttttttttttattattatttttgaataaaTTTGATGAAGAAAAGAAGTTTTTGGGTGAGTAAAAATTGCTTCCGTTCAAGTTCTTCACCATCCTTATTTCGCACTAAAACTTCACTGATCGGAACTCAGTTTTTGGGATAAGGGGTGATTCTCCTCTTTCATTTTCACGTGAAATATTTCACTACATAGGAAAGGTTGTAATGCGATGTTGAAAAAATACGTGAAGTTTTTACACTCATATGTATTTTATGAATTGGGAGAAATTTGCAGAATGGGGAAGAAAGAGTGTTGATGGAGAAATAAGGGGATTAGGTTTaggtagaaatttgatttgagaaTTGGGGATAAATTTAGGAGGGGTTCATTAAGGGTATAATGGTCAtttcttaattttgtttttattgttgGGGACCCTTCTGATTTGAGCTCTAACTCGCGTGAGGTGAAGGTATCTCCAGGCGAATTGTCATGTAGGGTTCTTTGATGACTTGTATACATGTTATTTCATAAGTTGAGGTATTAACCATGCGTTATCCAAAGttaagaacaattatttattcatacTATAAAGATGCTAAAAGTTGTCATGTACTTGTTTGTGCATTTTGTGTAAACATCAAGTCTTGATGGTGATAACCCTGCAGCCACGAATTTTAATAGGAAATAAACATTTGAGCGTCCTCCATGTGGCAATATCAGGGACATCATCAAGGACAACTAAGTACCTTGTTGACTCGAAGAATTGTTGGACCCTCTGTGCCAACGTATTAGCATCCATGGCTTCAATTGCTCGAGAGGTACTGTCATTTTTTAGATCAATAAAGCTCATCATTAGCTCCTCAAGATTGGTAAACCGCAAAATCTCAAACCATATTGCATGACTGAAATTCTTGTTCACCTCTGGATCATGAAAGATTTTCTCGACTAGGGCGGTTTTCCCTATTCCTCTAGTTCCAACTACACAATGCAATTTCCATTTGGGATCATCAGAAAGTAACCAATCGACAAGCGCTGATTTATGATTTTCAACGCCTACAAGATCTGCATCATCATCAAGAACTACTTCTTCATGGTTATTACACCATGTATTACTTGTTATAACATCATATTTCTCAAGAAATGTTTCTTGTCCTTGAGAAATGACAATAGTTCGGGCATTGACACCTTCCAACATCATTAAAATGTTATCATTTTGAGCTTCGAATAACTTTTCAGACATCGACGAATGATGGGATTTTTTCCATGACCATggtcctttttcttgaaaattgttGCACATAATGACAACATGTTTTTCAAGAATGTCCTGGACATCATGAACAAGATCTTCTACTTGCTTGATCCATGCTTGTacgtcatcatcatcttcttcttttgcaTCAGCTATTCTAGAGAAAGCCctcattttttcaaattcatctCTGATATACACAAtctcttgttgaattccttCAAGAAATTTCTGTCCACCATTAAGTAAGGTGGAAAGTCGACGTACCAGAAACGTTACAGCACTCTCTGCCATTTTTCACTCagtattttttctttctttagcaAATTTGTGCAAGATGTTGGTATAGTTAATGATggattttcttgatcaatttatGTAGATAAACTTTGAGCTGGTCTAGGGACTAGAACCGCATTATGCAAATGAGTATTTCAATTTGCAAGATTAAGAAACATTTTAACAGTTATTTTACTAGTTTACTACTACTTGTTGGAGTATCTCTCTCTTTtaatactcattctatatctatatatgccAAAAGCTGACTTGAACACAGTGGATGTGTCAAGCTATGTTTTATGTCCAATTATGACACATTATCATTAAAATGTTAATTTCATTTTGTGCTTCGAATAACTTTGTCAGCCATTGGCTGTCATcaagcccttcaaaattattttaccctcaaataattttttactacTAAAAAATCGAACTTgcttttttgtcaaaataatactttaacacaaaaaatataaaaataattcaattaaccgaaattttccaaaaaaaaaaaatcgacgtaccaggattgagttattttagtgagtaaaaaattatttgaaaatttgaagtgaCATAATTAAAGAATTAATGGTGAGTTTAAGACAAAGAAACATTTTAACATTATTAGGAATTCCTTTTAATATCTATATATGACTTTGAACACAGTGGATGTGGCCAGCAATTTGTTGACTATTGGCTGTCTATAAAAAGTCGAATTGTCAATGTTTACACAAAAATCTTTTATTCAATTTCTCTTGTCAATCCAGGGGCGATACAAGTGACATAATTAAAGAATTAATGGTGAGTTTAGACTTCATATCAGGAATTACATCTAGATACCTTTTCTCCGGTCTTTCTCATGTCTCCAAAATAGCCTATAAAAGTTTAACCTGTGACATAGTTCGAAGTATATTAACTAATTTTCTATGTAAAATTCGGATATAGAATCTTCAAAGTCTTTgaagtaaaatttatatattgaaaattatgtaaaagTATGTTTAAGCGTAACAATAAttagtaatttaaaatatttaaaatgtatCTGCAAAAACGCGGACAAAGAAAAGCTCCTTTGACAGAGAATGGGGTATTTCTAGCCAGAGCCTCAACTAGAGGTCTTGGTTTGGAGTTTTGCGTATGAAAAAAATCGTAGTAGTGAgtgcttttatttttaaaggacTTTATGCGATGCAAATCCAAATTAATCGAGGCCCTAACGTGGATACGGACATCgaatgaaaaagaaggaaaacgaCAAGGGAATATCTACAATTATGATAAGCAACTAGCGTGACAAGCTGATAATGAAATCATAGATTGATAAAATACAAACCAAATGTCAAAGGACAAATGAACCCTCATGGGTCATGGCGTTGACATGAAATTTTGGTGGCTGGATGCCAAAATTGGTTAAGTTGACTGAATTCAGTTTTTCCTTGGATTAGTATTTCAAAGAAGAGGAATATCGGCTTTTCTTGTTTCAGAAAAATAGGTAAGTTGGATCTGGTACTACTCAACTATTTACAATAGTCATTGATTTTTGTCTACTAGAATGAATAATCTTttgtcaaattaatttttttactgTATTCTTAGAAGTTTTTGTAGCACACTAGCTCTTTTACTTCAAAGAATGAATAATCTCTCAGTTCCATATTTTGTTAATGACAAAAAGAATTCATGTTAAGTAATATACTTCAAGCTGAAGTTTAAACTATCACAATTGTCACAAGATAAGTCAAAAAGTACTTCTAAGTTGGTCAAATGGGAATTTCTTCAAACTTTTCGTGTTCCGTGTTGAAACGTTTGTTAAATGACACATAAATGGTTCCATTCCAGTAAACTAGTCCGTGGTTGAAACTTATATGGTGTTGTATAGGAAAAGGTGGACCAAAGGCACTCCATTTCTTAGTTTTGGATAAGTAAACCTCAATTTGGTCGTTCTCAGGTTCCAGTTCAGAAATTCAGAGACAGATAACTTTGTAATGAGGCGATTTCCACGGATTAAAGCCTAAACTTATCCGGATAACATCCCCTGGAAGTGTTGGTGCTAATTGTTAAAGAGTACGGGTTGATGTGATATTGTAGTTTCAATGCTAAAAATCCCTACGATTTATAATGGATACATAaaaattagtatatatatattaacatcTTATGTATACCCTGCTTCCCCAATGGTGACCCCGAGGTAGCACACCCAACACGGAACCCCAAAGGCTGTGTATGCGTCTTcgaatatatatgtgtttttatTCGCATATTCAACACCGAAACCAAAGGCCGTGTATGCGtcttatataaatatactatAAGAAAGGGATCGGCAAAGGAAAATAAGACACAATAACTATGGGAAAATAGTATCACATAATGCTAAAACATTCCGCCATCTTCATCACTCGTCCCGCCAAAGACTTCAAGTTACACACAAAGTTTTTGGGTTATTaacggcccaaagatactcttaacacaCACATATTGTCTCCTGATTCCCTAAATATATATCTCCCCCATACACACATCTTTGAGTATCCAAATTTTTGTTAAtagttcatttttcttttcggCCTACCAAGTCTGTACTTTTTTATTCGCATACCCAACAGTGTGGTGAATTGTTGAGTAGTCGGGTTGATTATGTAGTAGTTTTAGTTAAATGTGAATGGATAATGAGTGATTTTACAGCAGAGGAAGGAGgatttaatttttgtcaatAGTCCTTCATTTGATAAATGACAACACTACATTTGCAAAAAATATGGAAGGACCGGTTATTATCTTATTTTTGCCTATTTTCTCAGATTCTTCAAAAATATTAagatgtttttttaaaaagtagtgtattttcgAGGATCCGATACAGGTGAAGTAGAGTAATTTTTGTCAATAGTCCAAATGAACATTTGATTTTAGGACCGGTTATTATCTTATTTTAGCTCTTTGGCACTCTGATTCTGTGTAAAATTTTTggaatatgaaaaatattttaggGGTTGAATTTTGAAGCAATTATGGATTTGAAATCGCCACTTTTCATCAAACATTAAGTAGCATAGAGCTTTTCCTTTCAGGGGCGAGCGAGTGTAGCTACCAGACTCCCAAGTTTAACTGAACCAGTAACTTTAAGAGAAATTGAAATAATTATATCAGCCGCGGTAGTTGGTGGATACATCGTGCAGTATTGTTAAAAATTAGGATTTTGCTATCCGCTGCCATTTTTTGGTTGGGCTATAGTTGCTAAGTCAAATATTTGGCTAAAACCTTGCCAATAGTTATTAGCActggtatatatatgtcaatGTCCCTAACTTTAACACGATGCTTAGACATTTATGTCCCTAACTTGACTAGTTGACATGAGAAAGTTTTATAAGCATGAAGAAATTATAGCACCCATTTGGTGCTTTATTAGCAATTTGGCACCTTTTCATGCATGGCAAGTACAAAGAAGAAAGGACAACAGAAAAGAAAGGTAAAAACAAAGTGGCATgacaaattaaaagaaaatattttatacaattgATCTCATTCAGTGGAAACTATTCCTATTTTGAAATCAACTTCAGTCCTAACATACTACTAATAAAACAcaacagaaagaaagaaattaaagaattggaggtttgaagaaaaatataagaaCATGGTAGCAACAAGGTCACACACAACGTCAAAGGTCGTTATAATAGGTAAAAAAGGAATTCCAAGAAAGTCCGTGTGATACGCAGTAAGTTTTCCTACATAAACATACATTTTCTTCCCTTGTTTAGAAGTCTTTGTAGTAT contains:
- the LOC132061047 gene encoding probable disease resistance RPP8-like protein 4 translates to MAESAVTFLVRRLSTLLNGGQKFLEGIQQEIVYIRDEFEKMRAFSRIADAKEEDDDDVQAWIKQVEDLVHDVQDILEKHVVIMCNNFQEKGPWSWKKSHHSSMSEKLFEAQNDNILMMLEGVNARTIVISQGQETFLEKYDVITSNTWCNNHEEVVLDDDADLVGVENHKSALVDWLLSDDPKWKLHCVVGTRGIGKTALVEKIFHDPEVNKNFSHAIWFEILRFTNLEELMMSFIDLKNDSTSRAIEAMDANTLAQRVQQFFESTRYLVVLDDVPDIATWRTLKCLFPIKIRGCRVITIKT